Proteins from one Patescibacteria group bacterium genomic window:
- a CDS encoding penicillin-binding protein 2 → MNIFRSKNHQISAFRINALEWAIFLLVAIISVRLFYVQILQNKQYFQAGLAQRSIIKDVKPERGRIFAIASEQDGDEFYPLAVNTVYYEISVDPSKIIRPQNVTDIFAEVLELDDEAKSKILGKVKKDNRFYELIAREVPREKVDTLKEKFEELRFDINKSKNEDEKIDSLEELGVNFIKNVLRYYPDKELGAHILGFLGYNDDGLERVGKYGLEAYFENELAGLTGQIVGETDLAGRLLAESSGKEVENGADIVLTIDRTVQYAACKSLEKAVARYEAKSGTVIVMDTKSGAIRAMCNYPSFDPNNYSDIDNGHVFNNLAVYDSYEPGSVMKAVSMSIAIDQGKVTPNTLFEDEGEIKFAGGQIIRNSDLKAHGVVDMKDVLALSLNTGIIFATKDINNKIFEDYMKKFGFGEKTSLMISQDSDGNISSLAKSGDIFKATASYGQGITVSPMQMLSAINVIANRGNLVKPYIVSKIIYPNGKENIFSPKILRQVIDTSTATQLSAMMVNVVDNGHATKAGVNGYYVAGKTGTAQVANPDTGRYYADKFIHTFVGFAPNDNPKFTMITKLDFPSAANFAADTTAPLFGEIAKFLLEYYQIAPTR, encoded by the coding sequence ATGAACATATTTAGATCTAAAAATCATCAGATCTCTGCTTTTAGAATAAATGCCCTAGAGTGGGCTATTTTTTTGTTGGTGGCTATTATTTCTGTCCGATTGTTTTATGTCCAAATATTGCAAAATAAACAATATTTTCAGGCGGGCTTGGCTCAGCGTTCTATAATAAAAGATGTCAAACCAGAAAGAGGTAGAATTTTTGCTATTGCCAGTGAACAGGACGGAGATGAGTTTTATCCTTTGGCGGTCAATACTGTATATTATGAGATTAGTGTAGATCCTAGCAAAATAATCCGCCCACAAAATGTAACAGACATTTTTGCTGAAGTATTGGAGTTAGATGATGAAGCCAAATCCAAAATACTAGGTAAGGTAAAAAAAGATAATAGATTTTATGAATTAATTGCCAGAGAAGTACCTAGAGAAAAAGTAGATACTTTGAAAGAAAAATTTGAAGAACTTAGATTTGATATCAATAAAAGTAAAAATGAGGATGAGAAAATAGATAGTTTAGAAGAGCTGGGAGTAAATTTTATAAAAAATGTTTTGCGCTATTATCCAGACAAAGAATTGGGAGCCCATATTTTGGGATTTTTAGGTTATAATGATGATGGTTTGGAAAGAGTGGGAAAATATGGATTGGAAGCCTATTTTGAAAACGAACTAGCTGGTCTTACTGGACAGATAGTTGGTGAAACTGACTTAGCTGGTAGGCTATTGGCGGAAAGTAGCGGTAAGGAGGTTGAAAATGGAGCTGATATTGTTTTGACTATAGATCGTACAGTTCAATATGCTGCTTGTAAATCTCTAGAAAAAGCAGTAGCTAGGTATGAAGCCAAATCAGGCACGGTCATTGTTATGGATACTAAAAGTGGTGCAATCAGGGCAATGTGTAATTATCCTAGTTTTGACCCAAACAATTATAGTGATATAGATAACGGCCATGTTTTTAATAATCTAGCTGTTTATGATAGTTATGAACCTGGTTCGGTCATGAAAGCTGTTAGTATGTCCATTGCGATTGATCAGGGCAAAGTCACGCCAAATACTTTGTTTGAAGATGAGGGTGAAATAAAATTTGCGGGTGGTCAGATTATTAGAAATTCAGATCTCAAGGCTCACGGTGTGGTGGATATGAAAGATGTTTTGGCCTTGTCATTAAACACCGGTATTATATTTGCCACCAAAGACATCAACAATAAGATATTTGAAGACTATATGAAAAAATTTGGTTTTGGTGAAAAAACCAGTTTGATGATTAGTCAGGACTCAGACGGCAATATTTCATCTTTGGCCAAAAGTGGTGATATATTTAAAGCTACGGCTTCTTATGGGCAAGGTATTACAGTCTCACCAATGCAGATGTTGAGTGCTATAAATGTCATAGCCAATCGTGGTAATTTGGTAAAACCATATATTGTGTCTAAGATTATTTATCCAAATGGCAAAGAAAATATTTTTTCTCCCAAAATATTACGTCAGGTGATAGATACATCTACCGCTACCCAGCTGTCAGCTATGATGGTTAATGTAGTAGATAATGGTCATGCTACCAAAGCAGGAGTAAATGGCTATTACGTAGCTGGCAAAACCGGCACTGCTCAAGTGGCTAATCCGGATACCGGAAGGTATTATGCTGATAAATTTATTCATACTTTTGTTGGTTTTGCTCCCAATGATAATCCAAAATTTACTATGATTACCAAGTTAGACTTTCCCAGTGCTGCTAATTTTGCAGCCGATACCACAGCCCCATTATTTGGTGAAATTGCCAAATTTCTGTTAGAATATTATCAAATAGCTCCAACTAGATAA
- a CDS encoding UDP-N-acetylmuramoyl-tripeptide--D-alanyl-D-alanine ligase: MKKILYFKLKILAKMVLAKYKPKIIGVTGSVGKTSAKEAIFSVLDGHFNVRRNGKNFNNEIGTPLTIFGFDKSPGKNLFLWVWYFFLALKLVLIKDKKYPQVLILEMGADKPRDITYLTSIARPSIGVITAIGPSHLEKFKSIKNIIHEKSQILKGLGEDSWAILNNDDSNLKAVISSCKTQLKTFGMKEGADVRLSDVKITKKGDEYGTVFKLAHQGSEVPMFLPDVLGWQHAQASAIGAAVGLSMGLNLVEIGKRLLDYRPARGRTNLIKGVKNTWIIDDTYNASPQSSKVALDILAEMPIAGRKIAVFGDMLELGALSEQGHQEVGRELVRLGIDYLFVIGERSRDIARGARQAGMEEDKIYHFPYTMEAGVFLQERLQENDVVLIKGSRGSKMEQVVYEIMARPWLAGELLVAKVIK; the protein is encoded by the coding sequence ATGAAAAAAATATTATATTTTAAACTTAAAATTTTGGCCAAAATGGTACTGGCCAAATATAAACCAAAAATTATTGGTGTGACTGGATCAGTGGGCAAAACTTCCGCTAAAGAAGCAATTTTTTCGGTTTTAGATGGTCATTTTAATGTGCGCAGAAACGGCAAAAATTTTAACAATGAGATAGGTACACCACTTACTATCTTTGGTTTTGACAAAAGTCCAGGTAAAAATCTTTTTTTATGGGTTTGGTATTTCTTTTTAGCTTTAAAATTAGTTTTGATAAAGGATAAAAAATATCCTCAAGTATTGATTTTGGAAATGGGAGCGGATAAACCAAGGGATATAACTTATCTTACTTCTATTGCCCGGCCATCAATTGGTGTGATTACAGCCATTGGCCCAAGTCATTTAGAAAAATTTAAAAGTATAAAAAATATTATTCATGAAAAGAGTCAGATTCTTAAAGGTTTGGGGGAAGATTCATGGGCTATTTTAAATAATGATGACTCAAATCTAAAAGCAGTTATTTCAAGCTGCAAGACTCAGTTAAAGACTTTTGGTATGAAAGAAGGGGCGGATGTCAGATTGTCTGATGTCAAAATTACCAAAAAAGGGGATGAGTATGGTACAGTTTTTAAGCTAGCTCATCAAGGTTCGGAAGTGCCGATGTTTTTGCCCGATGTTTTGGGTTGGCAGCACGCTCAAGCCTCAGCAATCGGAGCAGCCGTTGGTTTATCAATGGGGCTCAATCTGGTAGAAATTGGTAAACGTCTTCTAGATTATCGTCCGGCCAGAGGTAGAACAAATTTGATAAAGGGTGTAAAAAATACTTGGATAATAGATGATACATATAATGCCTCGCCACAATCTTCTAAAGTAGCGTTAGATATTTTGGCTGAAATGCCAATTGCTGGCCGTAAAATTGCTGTATTTGGAGATATGTTAGAATTAGGAGCTTTGTCTGAACAGGGGCATCAGGAAGTAGGGCGGGAGCTTGTCCGATTAGGAATTGATTATCTTTTTGTAATAGGGGAGAGGTCAAGAGATATTGCTCGTGGTGCTAGACAAGCTGGTATGGAAGAAGATAAAATATATCATTTCCCCTATACTATGGAGGCAGGTGTATTTTTGCAGGAAAGATTGCAGGAAAATGATGTGGTATTAATAAAAGGCTCACGTGGTTCAAAAATGGAGCAAGTGGTTTATGAAATTATGGCCAGACCATGGCTAGCAGGCGAACTTTTGGTTGCCAAAGTAATTAAGTAA
- a CDS encoding MFS transporter encodes MKLYNFHKLLIASYGIATFSEGVLMPIYAIFVQRIGGDILEASGAISIFLFVSGLTTILIHRSDWGQKHRIKLMVYGWLLWVIGIGGYFFISNIYTLFGIQIVVALGNAIANPAFDAELDDSINRKSKSYSWGIFEGIQDIANSIAAILGGIIASFFGFRVLIAFMFITAVVSFFIILYYVKIKNESWLNKIFFK; translated from the coding sequence ATGAAATTATATAATTTTCATAAACTACTTATAGCTTCTTATGGTATTGCTACTTTTTCAGAAGGAGTATTAATGCCTATTTATGCTATATTTGTGCAAAGGATAGGTGGAGATATTTTAGAAGCTTCGGGCGCAATTTCTATATTTTTATTTGTTTCTGGGTTAACAACTATTTTAATTCATCGTTCAGATTGGGGCCAAAAACATCGTATCAAACTCATGGTATATGGTTGGTTGTTGTGGGTTATTGGCATAGGGGGATATTTTTTTATTTCTAATATTTATACATTGTTTGGAATCCAGATTGTGGTGGCTCTTGGAAATGCCATAGCTAATCCAGCCTTTGATGCTGAGTTAGATGATAGTATTAATAGAAAAAGTAAGTCCTATTCTTGGGGAATTTTTGAAGGTATACAAGACATAGCTAATAGCATAGCCGCTATTTTGGGTGGTATTATAGCGAGTTTTTTTGGCTTTCGTGTTTTGATAGCTTTTATGTTTATTACAGCCGTTGTTTCTTTTTTTATAATTTTATATTATGTAAAGATAAAGAATGAAAGTTGGTTAAATAAAATATTTTTCAAATAA
- the rplU gene encoding 50S ribosomal protein L21, translated as MKAIIKTGGKQYLVAKGDVLKIEKLPNAEVGKPVVFDQILALVDKDQITLGKPMIAKAKVEATLLKNLKDKKVDVTKYKNKTRYKRVIGHRHQRSEVKIDNIVV; from the coding sequence ATGAAAGCAATAATAAAAACAGGTGGAAAACAATATTTAGTAGCCAAAGGAGATGTCCTTAAGATTGAAAAATTACCCAACGCCGAAGTCGGTAAACCAGTAGTTTTTGATCAAATTTTAGCTTTAGTTGATAAAGATCAGATTACTTTGGGAAAGCCAATGATAGCCAAAGCTAAGGTAGAAGCTACACTGCTCAAAAATCTCAAAGATAAAAAAGTAGATGTTACTAAATATAAAAATAAGACCAGATACAAAAGAGTAATTGGTCATCGCCACCAAAGAAGCGAAGTCAAGATTGATAATATAGTAGTTTAA